Part of the bacterium genome, GTTGGGCACACGCGATGATTCGCGAGAAGTTTGATGTACCGTCGGCAGTAGACGAATATCGTTGGCTAAAACAATCGGTATTGCTGGTGTTGGTTTCGGAATTTGCAATCTTTGCCGCATTCTTTGCCCATCATTTTTATTCGCGGTATCACTTCGCTGTTTGGCCTCCCGTTGGTTCGCCGGAAATTCCGGTCAAGCTCCCGGCTATCGCAACATTGATATTGATGACCAGTTCGTTGACGATGGAGTTTGCGCACCGTTTACTCCAAAAAGGGAAGCGCTTGCAAGCGGAAGCGTTGGTAGCGTCAACAGTTTTATTGGGCATCATCTTTATCACGATGCAATCGTTTGAGTATGGCTTTTTGAAGCAGTTCGATAATTTCACGATGAAAAGCGGAACCTTCGGAACATCGTTCTACATCATGACCGGGTTTCACGGATTGCATGTCGCC contains:
- a CDS encoding cytochrome c oxidase subunit 3, whose protein sequence is MSEHNQPNSATSDVIHLPENSWWPMVLAVGLGFLPFGALALLWGGTMGYGMLVFGGAVTLLGVGGWAHAMIREKFDVPSAVDEYRWLKQSVLLVLVSEFAIFAAFFAHHFYSRYHFAVWPPVGSPEIPVKLPAIATLILMTSSLTMEFAHRLLQKGKRLQAEALVASTVLLGIIFITMQSFEYGFLKQFDNFTMKSGTFGTSFYIMTGFHGLHVAIGLVLLIVVLVRMRMGHFTPERHFSFLAASWYWHFVDVIWIFLFGTIYLLSARIVG